The following coding sequences are from one Halobacteriovorax sp. JY17 window:
- the pdxH gene encoding pyridoxamine 5'-phosphate oxidase — MENLKKFDISENPIETFSDWFTKAKELDSYPDAFSLATADNLGNVSVRYLLYKGIIEDKFSFYTNYNSKKAKQLDENPKASMAFFWRNFGRQVRITGSVSKMTMEQSRGYFNSRARDSQIASYISNQSESISSREDLLQIHADTSLEFEGKEIPYPTNWGGYLIDAQEIEFFIYGEHRLNDRILFKRDINRNWKVERLQP; from the coding sequence ATGGAAAACTTAAAGAAATTTGATATATCAGAAAATCCAATAGAAACTTTTAGCGACTGGTTTACTAAAGCGAAAGAGCTAGATTCTTATCCTGACGCTTTTTCTCTGGCCACTGCGGATAATTTGGGAAATGTTTCTGTTCGTTATCTTCTCTATAAGGGGATAATTGAAGATAAGTTTAGTTTTTATACGAATTATAATAGTAAGAAAGCTAAACAGTTGGATGAGAACCCTAAAGCGTCCATGGCCTTTTTCTGGAGAAACTTTGGAAGGCAAGTTCGAATAACTGGTTCTGTGTCTAAAATGACGATGGAGCAGTCGAGGGGCTATTTTAATAGCAGAGCAAGAGATAGCCAAATCGCTTCCTATATTTCTAATCAAAGTGAAAGTATTTCAAGTCGAGAGGATTTATTGCAAATTCACGCAGACACTTCTCTAGAGTTTGAAGGAAAGGAAATTCCTTATCCTACAAATTGGGGAGGGTATTTGATAGATGCCCAGGAGATAGAATTTTTCATCTATGGGGAGCATCGATTAAATGATAGGATTTTGTTTAAAAGAGATATAAATAGAAATTGGAAAGTAGAGAGATTACAGCCCTAA
- a CDS encoding OmpA family protein → MNSKNVSKLYLITTLFSLGPDYALAKTQSHSEMSSLQTFNSSIDGIKALSAKLSPHDESMKTLLLTHEEKNAVLKNIDSVLDKKNKAIFEYMKLTKSLNSKIEKLSFSQRVKGEFQKRELSSNIDDQEQEVSELKGLIVQKDLKIQFLKKSIKNQTIQLSQKIQKLNFKIKNLTDSFNEMPKEMEKVALLTQSKHIEEIRGLQNQLHMKNMTIVSYQDQLKKYQDLEDVATGNNQLAQQLKKSNQQLENYKVSYKELEKKLEAEIGKNSQLKTYAENIKAEYSNHINLLQQKYGAAIEKVNSIESKYLAQGSRMPASVVNYEPVKSNVDLGYLVEVDPSHLKIILDESFFFKTGESELSEESKMKLQTIMSAYSEQIFTKDKLRERLENIHIIGHSSPLFEGKYVDPTLASKRAYQFNMEISLQRAKSIVAIMIDENTNLPHKNEIRSKLIISGKSFSEPRPLPRGPASLSQMKCGDFDCPSSQRVEIIFELQKAD, encoded by the coding sequence ATGAATTCTAAGAATGTATCAAAATTGTATCTTATCACCACTCTTTTCAGTTTAGGTCCAGACTATGCTCTCGCCAAAACGCAATCCCACTCAGAAATGAGCAGTCTTCAAACTTTCAACTCTAGTATTGATGGTATAAAGGCCTTGAGCGCTAAGCTAAGCCCACACGACGAATCAATGAAAACGCTACTTCTTACTCATGAAGAAAAGAACGCTGTCCTTAAGAATATTGATAGTGTCTTAGATAAGAAAAATAAAGCTATCTTTGAATACATGAAACTCACAAAGTCTCTCAATTCTAAGATTGAAAAACTTTCTTTCTCTCAAAGAGTCAAAGGCGAATTTCAAAAAAGAGAATTGAGCAGCAATATTGATGACCAAGAGCAAGAGGTCTCAGAGCTTAAGGGTCTTATTGTTCAAAAAGATTTAAAAATTCAATTTCTAAAAAAATCAATTAAGAATCAAACGATTCAGTTGTCACAGAAAATTCAAAAACTAAATTTTAAAATTAAAAACCTTACAGATTCATTCAATGAAATGCCAAAAGAAATGGAAAAGGTGGCACTACTAACTCAAAGTAAACATATTGAGGAAATTAGAGGTCTTCAAAACCAATTGCACATGAAGAATATGACAATAGTTAGCTATCAAGATCAGTTAAAAAAATATCAAGATTTAGAGGATGTTGCGACAGGAAATAATCAGCTAGCACAGCAATTAAAAAAGTCTAATCAACAATTAGAGAACTACAAAGTATCTTATAAAGAGTTAGAAAAAAAGCTAGAAGCGGAAATAGGAAAAAATTCTCAACTAAAGACTTACGCTGAAAATATAAAAGCAGAATATAGCAACCATATCAACCTACTTCAGCAAAAATATGGAGCTGCAATAGAGAAAGTGAACTCAATTGAATCGAAGTACCTTGCACAGGGAAGTAGAATGCCTGCAAGTGTTGTTAACTACGAACCAGTAAAGAGCAATGTCGATCTTGGTTACTTAGTTGAAGTAGACCCTAGCCATTTGAAAATTATTCTAGACGAAAGCTTCTTCTTTAAAACTGGAGAATCTGAATTAAGTGAAGAATCTAAAATGAAACTTCAAACTATTATGAGTGCCTATAGTGAACAAATATTCACAAAAGATAAATTAAGAGAGAGATTAGAAAATATTCACATCATTGGTCACTCCTCCCCTCTATTTGAAGGAAAGTATGTCGATCCAACTCTAGCCTCAAAAAGGGCCTATCAATTCAACATGGAAATAAGTCTACAAAGAGCAAAATCTATTGTGGCCATAATGATTGATGAGAATACAAACCTACCTCATAAGAACGAAATCAGATCGAAGCTTATTATCTCTGGAAAATCATTCTCAGAGCCTAGACCTCTTCCAAGAGGACCTGCTAGCCTTTCACAAATGAAGTGCGGTGATTTTGATTGTCCATCTTCACAGAGAGTTGAGATCATTTTCGAGTTACAAAAAGCCGATTAA
- a CDS encoding DUF2341 domain-containing protein, producing the protein MFRGFQFIFTLCLLMVLLVSCNAAKESVEVVDQGRFNRPPVSSPDGPTNDDISLINSLVTITKERLFPGEQAIVTFTARDINGVAISEGGLDVDFSLVGDGTSTGSFSATVDSGDGVYKATLTGVNFGSENTIRVVVEGSTILQINPYGLHVVSGDFFREIDLSSATDQDEYQVKVNLTTLNFDYSKAEANGEDIRFFDENYNEQDFWIEKWDPAGDSTLWVKVQNSGVSKLILVYGNDSIPTGSNKEAVFSYDVNKDVYYELSTVAGPRSYNVSSYTSNNNVSILTNSGYTSQSLSPSLATTFNNVVNGLIGVDGPISGRFLTFNDGSDTVAPLSFSSTVLNYPKSRGTDDWDIYNPNSVAANFSITNYDSAGNQVNSNSYVLAPGTTQHINYDVSKMGLIESDIPILGLYYHSDVSDGVVMMRPSTDIIGPAATTGSVGIVENGTSGTIYFSTGATQAFSGDKGDTIDFSGGGSQNAPYGIRIISNKGVTAVSQADSDGSDSASFWPTDEMDNDYIVPANSQYVVIVCTETVNLTLTDPGGNDDSGVCIPSGGNNPGMISFGSATVVTFQDGARVTGDANFFMYYEYDVEDETNVTSWKQARAYSPISVSTSVGVEQSWD; encoded by the coding sequence ATGTTTAGAGGTTTTCAATTTATATTTACTCTATGTCTTCTCATGGTATTACTTGTATCATGTAATGCTGCGAAGGAGTCTGTTGAAGTTGTAGATCAAGGACGATTTAATCGTCCTCCTGTAAGCTCTCCTGATGGTCCAACGAATGACGATATTTCCCTCATTAATTCTCTCGTCACAATTACAAAAGAGAGGCTCTTCCCTGGTGAGCAGGCAATTGTCACTTTCACGGCTAGAGATATAAATGGCGTTGCCATAAGTGAAGGTGGTCTGGATGTGGACTTCTCTCTTGTTGGAGATGGAACTTCTACAGGATCATTCTCTGCAACAGTAGACTCTGGAGATGGGGTTTATAAAGCAACTTTAACAGGTGTTAACTTTGGATCAGAAAATACTATTCGTGTTGTAGTTGAAGGAAGTACGATTCTTCAAATAAATCCTTATGGGTTACATGTTGTCAGTGGAGATTTCTTTAGAGAAATAGACTTAAGCTCTGCTACTGATCAGGATGAATATCAAGTAAAAGTAAATTTAACTACTTTAAATTTTGACTATAGTAAGGCAGAGGCAAATGGTGAGGATATTCGCTTCTTTGATGAGAACTATAATGAGCAAGATTTCTGGATTGAAAAGTGGGATCCTGCGGGAGATTCTACTCTTTGGGTAAAAGTTCAAAACTCAGGGGTAAGTAAGTTAATTCTTGTGTATGGAAATGATTCCATTCCTACAGGCTCTAATAAAGAAGCTGTTTTTAGTTATGATGTAAATAAAGATGTCTATTATGAGCTCTCAACTGTAGCTGGTCCAAGAAGTTATAATGTTTCTTCATATACAAGTAATAATAACGTGAGTATTTTAACAAATTCGGGTTATACGTCGCAATCTCTTTCCCCAAGTTTGGCGACAACTTTTAATAATGTGGTTAATGGCCTGATAGGTGTTGACGGTCCAATTTCCGGTCGTTTTCTGACTTTTAATGACGGTTCAGATACTGTAGCTCCTCTTTCATTTTCTTCAACAGTACTTAATTATCCTAAATCTCGAGGGACCGATGATTGGGATATTTATAATCCTAATTCTGTCGCTGCAAATTTCTCTATAACTAATTATGATAGCGCAGGAAATCAGGTTAACTCTAACTCTTATGTTTTGGCGCCTGGAACTACTCAGCATATTAATTATGATGTTTCTAAAATGGGGCTAATTGAAAGTGATATTCCTATACTGGGACTTTACTATCATTCGGATGTAAGTGATGGTGTTGTGATGATGAGGCCATCAACTGATATTATAGGTCCTGCCGCAACGACAGGTTCTGTTGGAATTGTTGAGAATGGAACTAGTGGAACAATATATTTTTCTACAGGAGCAACTCAAGCCTTTTCTGGTGATAAAGGAGATACTATTGATTTTTCTGGTGGGGGAAGTCAGAATGCGCCTTATGGAATTCGAATCATCTCTAATAAGGGAGTCACAGCAGTTAGTCAGGCAGACTCTGATGGATCCGATTCTGCATCTTTTTGGCCAACAGATGAAATGGATAATGATTATATCGTTCCAGCAAACTCTCAATATGTTGTCATAGTTTGTACCGAGACAGTTAATCTCACTTTAACAGATCCGGGTGGAAATGATGATTCGGGAGTGTGTATTCCAAGTGGTGGAAATAATCCGGGAATGATTTCCTTTGGTAGCGCCACTGTTGTAACTTTTCAAGACGGTGCGAGAGTTACGGGTGATGCGAACTTCTTTATGTACTATGAATATGATGTTGAAGATGAAACGAATGTGACTTCTTGGAAACAAGCGAGGGCCTATTCTCCAATATCTGTTTCTACAAGTGTAGGTGTAGAGCAGAGTTGGGATTAA
- a CDS encoding LPP20 family lipoprotein yields the protein MMKVSILLFFMQFNVFALPAWVNSPMTFCPPTELCAVGEAAGALGAEVAARESLAKIFSTKVKSSSSIVTTSESKTDGDGVISGDVSEDTYKNIQEFTEEVIEGAYIKERFENSESFFALVALHKRKTSSIFEDRMKTIDSEVKSFIADGRRSSLNKALKKLKIRSAIHDRYRILRNIDYPGPVKVSEILTLKRAKKALGVKVSLTVKEISKTREVLKSVKLNLSDNDFIITKENGDYKVAVSLTQESQYIKVKGFVKNKFILNAKSFDKTGNEIGALKYEIIQTGRSVEQAYENAVPGIKNFINEKFDELNID from the coding sequence ATGATGAAAGTAAGTATTCTTCTCTTCTTTATGCAATTTAATGTCTTCGCTCTTCCAGCTTGGGTAAATTCTCCAATGACTTTCTGTCCTCCCACTGAATTATGTGCAGTTGGTGAAGCCGCGGGAGCCTTAGGGGCTGAGGTTGCGGCGAGAGAATCTTTAGCGAAAATCTTCAGTACAAAAGTGAAAAGTAGTAGTTCAATCGTCACAACTTCTGAGTCTAAAACAGACGGAGATGGAGTTATTTCTGGAGATGTGAGCGAAGACACTTATAAGAATATTCAGGAGTTCACAGAAGAGGTGATTGAAGGAGCCTATATAAAAGAGCGCTTTGAAAATTCTGAGAGCTTCTTTGCTTTAGTTGCTCTTCATAAGAGAAAAACTTCTAGTATCTTTGAAGATAGAATGAAGACTATAGATTCAGAGGTAAAGTCTTTTATTGCTGACGGAAGAAGAAGTTCTTTAAATAAAGCACTGAAGAAATTAAAGATTCGATCGGCAATTCACGATAGATATAGAATCCTAAGAAATATAGATTACCCCGGACCAGTTAAAGTTTCAGAAATCTTGACTCTAAAAAGAGCAAAGAAGGCCCTAGGGGTTAAAGTTTCCTTAACAGTTAAAGAAATAAGTAAGACAAGAGAAGTTTTAAAGTCTGTGAAGCTGAACTTGTCAGATAATGATTTCATTATAACAAAAGAAAATGGGGATTATAAAGTAGCTGTTTCTCTTACTCAGGAATCACAATATATAAAGGTAAAGGGCTTTGTTAAGAATAAATTTATTTTAAACGCGAAGAGCTTTGATAAAACTGGTAACGAAATTGGTGCCCTAAAATATGAAATTATCCAAACGGGAAGAAGTGTGGAACAAGCATACGAAAACGCAGTTCCGGGAATTAAGAATTTTATAAATGAAAAGTTTGATGAATTAAATATAGATTAA
- a CDS encoding PilZ domain-containing protein gives MIQEDGSITDEFEIHSFFRVLNQNKGRIWLWQRDEENRIVQYAVIRKVDLIKQIIHISPCSSKGFKFKSIDEFFFYCADISLAFKFKARDISKEMMIFPIPKKIQKVSKAFLKDVELIEKENEDKFKHLRNSPRVQASSDQSVSLRRVDSYGELSHQQSFLLYDISGGGMGFQVDDPSEFDIGEKIQVVAINSKEVPKKMSGEVVSIRQNSEKLDGFKVGVKFTS, from the coding sequence ATGATTCAAGAAGATGGGTCAATTACTGACGAATTCGAAATACATTCTTTCTTTAGAGTACTTAATCAAAATAAAGGTCGTATTTGGCTATGGCAGCGCGATGAAGAAAATAGAATAGTTCAATATGCTGTTATTAGAAAAGTTGATCTCATTAAGCAAATAATTCATATCTCTCCTTGTAGTTCTAAAGGCTTTAAATTCAAATCCATTGATGAGTTCTTCTTCTATTGCGCAGATATATCTCTAGCATTTAAGTTTAAGGCCAGAGATATATCCAAAGAAATGATGATTTTCCCAATACCAAAGAAAATTCAAAAAGTGTCCAAAGCATTTCTAAAAGACGTCGAGCTCATAGAAAAAGAGAATGAAGATAAGTTTAAACACCTAAGAAACTCTCCAAGAGTTCAGGCCAGTAGTGATCAATCTGTCTCTCTTCGAAGAGTCGATTCATATGGAGAACTCTCTCATCAACAAAGTTTTCTTCTCTATGATATCTCTGGAGGTGGTATGGGGTTTCAAGTAGACGATCCTTCCGAGTTTGATATCGGAGAGAAAATTCAAGTGGTAGCAATTAACTCCAAAGAAGTTCCTAAAAAGATGTCTGGAGAAGTGGTGAGTATTAGACAAAATAGTGAGAAATTAGATGGATTTAAAGTTGGAGTAAAATTTACAAGTTAA